A single window of Salvia splendens isolate huo1 chromosome 6, SspV2, whole genome shotgun sequence DNA harbors:
- the LOC121807344 gene encoding protein CUP-SHAPED COTYLEDON 2-like, translating to MANYHRDETNLPPGFRFHPTDDELITFYLLKKVLDSSFTTRAIADADLNKSEPWHLPGKAKMGEKEWYFFSLRDRKYPTGLRTNRATEAGYWKATGKDREIYSSKTCALVGMKKTLVFYRGRAPKGLKTNWVMHEFRLEGKLAYHYFSHNSEDEWVISRVFEKPGASGSGSGSKKRASKEVSGSHVSCFSMAAPSGFELPTNYPQFGKHNASFPTLRSLQENLHLPLVYPPLTEVTGDQVFGEGQWSAVEEQKVCGTELDCMWN from the exons ATGGCTAATTATCACCGCGACGAGACCAATCTCCCCCCCGGCTTCCGCTTCCACCCCACCGACGACGAACTCATCACCTTCTACCTCCTCAAAAAAGTCCTCGACTCCTCCTTCACCACCCGCGCCATCGCCGACGCCGATCTCAACAAATCCGAGCCCTGGCACCTCCCTG GGAAAGCGAAAATGGGGGAGAAGGAGTGGTACTTTTTCAGCCTCCGCGACCGGAAATACCCGACCGGGCTACGCACGAACCGGGCCACAGAGGCCGGGTACTGGAAGGCCACGGGCAAGGACCGCGAGATTTACAGCTCCAAAACATGCGCCCTCGTTGGCATGAAGaaaaccctagttttctatCGCGGCAGAGCCCCCAAGGGCCTCAAAACCAACTGGGTCATGCACGAGTTCCGCCTCGAAGGCAAGCTCGCCTACCACTACTTCTCCCACAACTCCGAG GATGAGTGGGTGATTTCCCGGGTTTTTGAAAAACCCGGGGCGAGCGGGTCCGGGTCCGGGTCGAAGAAGAGGGCTTCGAAGGAAGTGAGCGGCTCGCACGTGTCCTGTTTCTCCATGGCTGCACCGTCGGGTTTCGAGCTCCCGACGAATTATCCGCAGTTTGGCAAGCACAACGCGAGCTTTCCGACTCTCAGGTCGCTCCAGGAGAATCTGCATCTGCCGTTGGTTTATCCGCCTCTGACGGAGGTGACCGGTGATCAGGTTTTCGGGGAGGGGCAGTGGTCGGCGGTGGAGGAGCAGAAGGTTTGCGGCACCGAGCTGGATTGCATGTGGAATTAG